A genomic window from Blastococcus saxobsidens DD2 includes:
- a CDS encoding flavin reductase family protein, with protein MPVDAREYAAALGQYAAGVCLLTVQDDIDDVGTTVSSVMSVSASPPLVAVGLTAGGYPAEVLEEVGRCALTVLATEHAIVASRFSSAGRPSARHLLEAVPWTRAAGSGAIVLEAGLAALDCRLERLVEAGSHVLAFLTVEDVPVVNPDARPLLRLRGRYVDESGRPLARP; from the coding sequence ATGCCGGTCGACGCCCGCGAATACGCCGCCGCCCTGGGCCAGTACGCCGCCGGGGTGTGCCTGCTCACCGTGCAGGACGACATCGACGACGTCGGGACGACGGTCAGCTCGGTGATGAGCGTCTCGGCGTCGCCACCGCTGGTCGCCGTGGGGCTGACCGCCGGCGGCTATCCGGCCGAGGTGCTGGAGGAGGTGGGCCGGTGCGCGCTGACCGTGCTGGCCACCGAGCACGCGATCGTGGCGTCCCGGTTCTCCTCCGCCGGACGGCCCAGCGCACGGCACCTGCTGGAGGCGGTGCCGTGGACGCGGGCGGCCGGCAGCGGCGCGATCGTGCTCGAGGCCGGGCTCGCCGCGCTGGACTGCCGGCTGGAGCGACTCGTCGAGGCCGGGAGCCACGTGCTCGCGTTCCTGACCGTGGAGGACGTGCCGGTGGTGAACCCGGACGCCCGTCCGCTGCTGCGGCTCCGGGGCCGGTACGTCGACGAGTCCGGTCGCCCCCTCGCCCGGCCGTGA
- a CDS encoding sigma-70 family RNA polymerase sigma factor — protein sequence MSQQRVDARTDLEEVFRGNYPRVVAVAARVLGSRDQAEDVAQEVFLSFSRSSVPADEAGGWLTVAATHTALNLLRSGRRRSAREELAGDGPTVVPDVADLVITRDERSSVRAALARLPHKQAAALVLRHSGLSYAEVAAALDLSPGSVGTTVRRAESVLLKELNRHASPE from the coding sequence ATGTCACAGCAGCGGGTCGACGCGCGGACCGACCTCGAGGAGGTCTTCCGCGGCAACTACCCGCGGGTCGTCGCCGTCGCCGCTCGCGTGCTCGGCTCCCGCGACCAGGCCGAGGACGTCGCCCAAGAGGTCTTCCTCTCCTTCAGCCGCTCCTCGGTGCCGGCCGACGAGGCCGGCGGCTGGCTGACCGTCGCCGCGACCCACACCGCGCTGAACCTGCTCCGCTCGGGCCGCCGTCGCAGCGCCCGGGAGGAGCTCGCCGGGGACGGCCCGACCGTCGTCCCCGACGTCGCCGACCTGGTCATCACCCGGGACGAGCGCAGCTCGGTCCGGGCCGCGCTCGCCCGGCTGCCGCACAAGCAGGCGGCCGCGCTGGTGCTCCGGCACAGCGGCCTGAGCTACGCCGAGGTCGCCGCCGCACTCGATCTGTCCCCAGGAAGCGTGGGCACCACCGTGCGCCGCGCCGAATCCGTGTTGCTCAAGGAGCTGAACCGCCATGCGTCACCCGAGTGA
- a CDS encoding ABC transporter ATP-binding protein produces the protein MTSDAPADGLGGLPPSPAVWCSGLRKRYGRRTAVDDVSFTVARGEVLGLLGPNGAGKTSVIKMLLGLVRPDAGEVLLLGRRSSDPRSRAAVGYLPELFRYQPWLTAAEVLDLHVKLAGAEVAPAERRECLALVGLAARAGDRVGGFSKGMQQRLGLAVALVARPELVVLDEPTSALDPIGRVDVRDIVLSLKSRGVAVLLNSHLIGEVERVCDRVVILDEGRVAASGTLAELLGQREVRLRLAGSDARAEDRMRAAGSMARSGDWFTVQLSSDDDGVTVPDLVRDLVALGVRVHAVEPVRISLEERLLAVLRHEEPAP, from the coding sequence GTGACCTCCGACGCCCCGGCCGACGGGCTCGGCGGGCTGCCGCCGTCCCCGGCGGTCTGGTGCTCCGGGCTGCGCAAGCGGTACGGACGCCGGACCGCCGTCGACGACGTCTCCTTCACCGTGGCGCGCGGCGAGGTGCTCGGCCTGCTGGGCCCCAACGGCGCCGGCAAGACCAGCGTCATCAAGATGCTGCTGGGCCTCGTGCGGCCCGACGCCGGCGAGGTGCTGCTGCTCGGGCGACGGTCCTCGGACCCGCGGTCCCGCGCCGCCGTCGGCTACCTGCCCGAGCTGTTCCGCTACCAGCCCTGGCTGACCGCGGCCGAGGTGCTGGACCTGCACGTGAAGCTGGCCGGTGCCGAGGTGGCACCCGCCGAGCGGCGGGAGTGCCTGGCCCTGGTCGGGCTCGCCGCGCGGGCGGGCGACCGGGTCGGCGGGTTCTCCAAGGGCATGCAGCAGCGCCTCGGGCTCGCCGTCGCACTCGTCGCCCGCCCCGAGCTGGTGGTCCTGGACGAGCCCACCAGCGCACTCGACCCGATCGGCCGGGTCGACGTCCGCGACATCGTGCTCTCGCTGAAGTCCCGCGGCGTCGCCGTCCTGCTCAACTCGCACCTCATCGGCGAGGTGGAGCGGGTCTGCGACCGGGTGGTGATCCTCGACGAGGGCCGGGTGGCGGCGTCGGGCACGCTGGCCGAGCTGCTCGGCCAGCGCGAGGTGCGGCTGCGGCTGGCCGGCTCCGACGCCCGGGCGGAGGACCGCATGCGGGCGGCCGGGTCGATGGCCCGCAGCGGCGACTGGTTCACCGTGCAGCTCTCGTCGGACGACGACGGCGTCACCGTGCCGGACCTGGTGCGTGACCTGGTCGCCCTCGGCGTACGGGTGCACGCCGTCGAGCCGGTGCGGATCAGCCTGGAGGAGCGGCTGCTCGCCGTGCTGCGTCACGAGGAGCCGGCGCCGTGA